The Juglans microcarpa x Juglans regia isolate MS1-56 chromosome 2D, Jm3101_v1.0, whole genome shotgun sequence DNA window CATGTTGGAAGGGACATGGCACTAGTATTGGATGTTGCACGCTTCAAATATCCTCCTCATTGGGTTCCTCTCTCACTTCTTTGGGAAGCGATGGGTTATGTTGACAAATCAACAGGACAACAGAGAGGGTAGGCAATTGCTTAAATTTTCTTCAGTTAACTTTATTACATCAATTAACCATAagtatatttatgtattatgtTGGAAGCAGTTTTTCTGGAGAAACTGCATTGATGGGATCCTTCTACCTCTGTTCAATTCAGAGGAAAAGCTGACTTCTTAATAGATGTTTTGCAAAACCATTTTCAATAGATATATGCCACCGACTGGGGAACTTCTGATTCTTGACAACCAGTGAACCCATTTTCAGGAGCACTGAAATCCTGAATTATCTTTGATTAACAAAGGAATGTATCAGGGTTTTCTTTGTATAGTTGGTAATGTTCATTAGGAGTTTAAAACTGGCTTCAACATATTAAGTTCCCAGGCAAGGCTGGAATGAGCTACCACGAACAATGAGAGGTGCTTTGGCAATGGACAGATTCCTTATCTAGGTTGTAAATgagtttcttttcatttgtaCAATAAGGTGGTTATTGATAATGTCCAGAAGGTGATGATTGTAGCCATGGTTTTCCTTTGCCTCAAgtgaggttttttttaataaaaaggttattttccttaaaaaaaaaaaaaattcccaggCAAGGCTAGAAAATTAGCTGTGTTAGTCTTATCTAACACCCCATCATTTCCTTAGtcatttgaaattgtttgagacTACTTCATTActtttgtgttttattattctattttggataacaaatgaatgaaagaagtAATCATGGGAGAAAGATGATTCATCTTTTAAGGCAAGTGGCTAAGAACATACAGGCATAGTTAATTGAAAACCCGGCTCAAGAGCATGAGTGTTGCATTCAGGCAACTCTGTCATGTGGCATAAACAAAGATGAGTGTTGCCAGATTTGCTTTTGAGTTCAATGACCTAGGAATCTGATCAAAGTCTGGAAGAAGATCAAATTCATTGTTTTTTTGTATGCTTTGATTTGCCTTGGGTGTTCCATTTACATTGGCTTTGTTACGTCTTAAGATGCATTTCATGTCAATCATGTGTTTTTAACTGACTTATAATGTTTTTTATCAGGTTCATGCTTATATCAAGGCCTCACAGGGAGCCGGGATTACTTTATACCCTGGTATGTGACAAACCTCGGTATataggtttaattatttatggttttaaattttttgtttttcacttttttttctctctctatcttagCGGTCAATCCCTAATGGCGATGCTTCCTCCCTTCATCCCCATAAGGATGGAGGAAAAAAATTCACCTACGTTATTAAACAAGTCTCTTCCCAACTTTAGTAGATTGTTTAGGATAGTCTTATAAGCTAGTTGAATGATTTTACCTTGCTTTATCTCCTCTTCTTGAGTcaattttatttctctctattGATTGTGATTGTGCTTTTATGAAACCTTGGATTGCTTTTGCTGATGTTTATCCATTTGGGAACTTCTTGCAGAGCTGTAAAAATGAGAGCTGGGTCGGTATTGCAAAATACCTCATGGATGATGTTCCTCTTCTCATTAAGTCGGCAGATGTGAAAGATATTGAAAAAGTTCTTTCTCTTATTGTCACATCACTTCCATCAAATTTTGGAGAGTTCATCAAGTGGATTGCAGAGGTTCGAAGGCGAGAGGATGGTGATCAAAGCTTAAGCCCAGAGGAGAAAGCAAGGGCTACTGTCAAGGTGTTGGAGAAGCTTCGTGTCctttagcatttctctttttcttttgatgacCAGATATTAATTCAGCAGTTTATTTAGTTTCCTCCAAAATTTTGAACCTAAGATTTGTTATTACAGGAAGAGGTATTGAAACAGGTGCAGGAGACTGGCCTCTTTAAACACGTGTCAGCATTTTTATCCTCGGCAAATTCATGCTGCAGGACTTTACCGCTTTTGAGTCATCAAGACAATTTTCCTGACATAGCTGCAAGTGTTTGTTGCCAAGGGGCAGAAATTTTGGCTGGGATATCCGGTGCCTCAGGTGAGTATTGCTGTCGAGAAACATGCATAAATTGCCTGAAGGCTAATGGTGACAACCTTGTTACACTAGTTTCTGGGACAGTAGTTAATGGAAAGAGTGAGCATGGGGTTGATGTGCTGTTTCCTTCATCCCAAATGAAACCCAGTTGCTCTTGCTCTGCCTCAAGCAATTACATTGGAATCCACCCAGCTAGCAATGATGTTCTAACGGCACTTTTACTGGCCTTGCCTCCAGAAACATGGTCTGGTATAAAAAATGAGAACATTTTATTGGAAATATCCAGCCTCGTCTTGACTGAAAATCTTCCCACCTTGCTTCAAGAAGAGGTAACTAATTCATACCAGTTTGTTCTTGCAAGATCTTGCTTCTTTTGTCACAGCTTAGCATTTCTATAATGTGGTGGCTGTTGCTCCACAAGTTTGTTTTCGAGATTGATACGACTATTTTAACCTGAATGTAAAAGCATGTCTTTCACATTTACAAATTGGTCAACAGCTTACAAAACCAAGACGTTTGTtgagttgaaggaaaaaatgcATTTGAATTCTGTCAGatgttttgaacaaaatttattaCGTGAATATGAGTTTGATAATCATTGGTATATAGAATTATTTGATATGGAAGTTTCCATTGATGCAGAAGATTCCAAGACTATGCATGTTTAAAAGTGTTATCATGCTTGTTACCTGATCTTGCCATGTGCAATTCCAAGTAATTATGTCTGAGATCAACCCCTAAATATACTGCAAACTTGTTACAACATCTGATTAAACTTTTTACTGCTCATTTTACTCTGCATCGTGCATCAAATTGACAGATTTCTCTGCTTTGGTATGGCAGGTTTTGCATTTAAGACGCCAGCTCTACCTTCTCAAGAGATGCCAAGAGAACAAGGTGGATGTGGATCTCGGTGCACCTTTGTCATAGTGTCGTGTCGTGttttcctcattttctctctACTTCCGAGACTAGAGAAAGATGACGATCGTATGAACTATCAGAATGTCTTGAGTGTTAGAAATGCAGAACGGCAAGGCTGTCTACTGCCCATTTGTAGGTTATTTGTTGAGAAGCTACAGTTGTCTGCCGGAGATGGAAACCTCATGTGTGGAGGCAGGAGCTGTCCTTCAGAGCCTGAATAAAAGGGTCATGATGAAGGGGCAAGAGTTCTCCTTTTTTATACAACTGCCGGGagttttaaaacatttaatacacacacatatatgtaattGTTTAAAATGATTCCACATGAGAATTTAGGcaaaatctattattttatgctttttttttttttgaaacaaaagcAAATAATCTAGCTATTACATTTCTTTGGCTATAAAAGAAATCCCACTTAGTTTGACATCCaaaatgtttattgaaaatCTGTATGCAAATTACTATAATTAAGTGATTTAGCAGCATCCACTCCTGAAATCCTACAATATCCAGGCAATCCACTTcaccaaaatatattatttcgACAAGACAATACTTCAAACCCTAGAAGATCAAATacattatgagaaattttatttgcagttttCAAATGAGGACTGTATGTGTAAACCCTTcattaaatggaaaaaagtactattttgataaggatattattgtaatttaaaaaaattaaagataaaattgactAAGTTGgagactgtatataacattgcTCATACATTATATATTGGTGTTAATGTAACaaagtatttatttaataaaatccCAAAAATAAAGGTAGTATTCTcccaataatataatttcaacATAATTAAGTACTATGACTCTCTTTGCTTTGTGtctcttctttcattttattagaATTGTTGATTTCGCTGTTTTCTTCAATGTATAATTTCTACAAGTTATTGGACTAGAAAACTTCCCATTGAATTATTCAATGTGCATTTACGAAATTTCTTGTCGAAGTTTGTGTACTTTTAGATTAGTCGAAACTTTGTTCTTGGACACTTAgtaccaataaaaataattattaaaaaagaaaaatgacctATTAGGTTAAGGACCATAGCTTCCTTTGATTTAGATTCTTTGTGCAAGTTGAGTTttcaattttgtaaaagttaaaaaagactAAAATCTCATATTCGAAATCTATACTGATTTTACAAAGAAAAGTTCGATGCTCTCAATGAGCCCACGCAAGTTGGTAAAGTATGATAAATAATATGtgcaagttttaaatagacaaattttatatagaataatgctactatgTCTCAATTTGTCCTCTCATTTTGATCGtctatgtatttaatttttttaatttttatttttttaatggttataGACGTGGCTATTAGTGTAtttgtatttattaattttttaaaaatatttaaatatgttcaaaaaatgtttgaaataaaaagtaaaaaaaaaaatacaatttacactAAGCGGCACACAGAATGGGCACCTACAGGCGACAAAGTAGCCCCACTCTTTCATATAAGTCATTGCAAAAAATTGAAcaccattttaaaaaaaaatattatttattgataaaatccacttttttacaaaaaaaaaaaaaaaaaattatatgcttaatttatctatttacttGTAAATATGAGAGTGTCTCTAGGCCGAACTGGTGTTCAAGTGGAATTTATACCCTTCAATGAGACACAACCGTGTtgcttctttaattttattaccATAGACACAACTGCAGCAGATAAAACGAAATGCGGAGCAACCTAGTCACACAGCTGAAGCCCATCTCCATCTTGGAGCTTTCTCTCAAGCTCTCTCGCTCTATTCAAGCCTGTCGACAGGCCTTTCAATGGAACTGcaaatttattaagaaaaatccaaatcaCCTGAACAGTTGAATAAACCAAATGACCAAGAGAAGAAGGGATGGCATTTCTCCCATTCTACACATATAATACCACTCGTTCACTCTCTTCACAAACCAAAACAATAATACCCACTCAACTGCTAGTtccttttgtaattttttttatttttttattcacatttttttaatatatttaataataaaaaaatatatcaatatatttaaaattatttttttaatcattaagtaaaaaaaaaaaggacaaataGAGATACAAAAATTGGTGGTCAAAGTAAGATttagagcattgacattagATTGGCCAAatgctttttcatttttatatttgactaattttaacaataactaGCCCACAATGAATTAGCCAAAGACTTTTCATCTTAAatatgagctacagtaatttcattttttttttaaagatgaaaaatccTGTAGCAAGTCTAAAtctattgtttattatatttctgcTCCTTCTCTCTCATGTGACTCTTTTCCTTGATATCGTGTGaggaaattttgtttattgaattatgaaaatgaaaatgattattggAAATTATAGaaggttatgaaaatagaattaattaattataaaaatataaaaataataaataaaaatattttattattatagagagtgtgatgattaatctaatatagattttaaattttaaatgattaattaaaaataaaaaaattatatattaattaaaatttgaagaataaaataatccaTCCAATGCTAACGCTGTTACCACCCGCTAACGGTCaagctttttaaaaaatgtaattataaaaatactcaaTATATTCCATGGAAATAAATAAAGTCGCATTCCActtttttccctcttcttcttctttctctgtaTGTCAGTGAGTGGACTGGAAGAGAGGAATCTCGGATTCCCTGACTCTGTTGCTCGGGAAGCAAGATTCCattgagagaagagaggagagaagcCCAATCAATCAAACAATTACCCACCTCCGAGGAGCCGAACCCTGCCAAAAATGGCCACGACGCCCTTGCCTGGTATTTACCGCAGATCCCTCCCTTCTCCACCCGCTATCGAATTCGCTTCACCCGATGGCAAGGTACGTATCATTCTCTCCCAACtcaaagctctctctctctctctctctctctctgaagcTGCAGCTGACCGAATTTTGTTTGCAGAAGCTTTTTACTGAGGCTCTTGGAGGTGCAACAATGGAGGggtttttcaaactcatttcctACTACCAAACCCAGTCCGAGCCTGCCTTTTGCGGGCTGGCCACTCTTGCTATGGTTCTCAATGCGCTTGCTATTGACCCCGGAAGAAAGTGGAAAGGTTTATTTATATCCATATCCTTAATTCTTATTACAAAAGCGAATGGTGATTTTACATTCTTCCTTCGTAACATCGTATGTACTGCTGGGCCAGATCCATGAATTTCCTTTTAAGTGTTGTTGTAACATATTACATTAATCTTAAGCCCTCACAGCCACAGGCTTTAAAACGATTATTGGCGAATACATTTTGTGAGGAATTTGCACAATGCGTCGGGACTTAAACCATGTTTTGTAGTTTGTTTAATAATTACTGCCTGAAAGTTGGTTTCTTTTTTATGGGGTCTTTGCAATTGAGGGAACCCATTGCAGAGCTTAAAAACTTGCAATTGAAGTGGAGACTTGTGTGTGTTTTGACGCCGCTTGAATTACCACCACCTGGATCGATACCTTTTTAAGTCGgttaattttttaacttgctTTGTGGCTTGAGTGCGTCCCACCATCAttatactctttttttcttttgtcagcAGAATTTCTTCTACGCTTCTGCGGTCAAGGGTTCCTCATGTTTTGAACTTGTGATTTCATTTGTAGGCCCTTGGAGATGGTTTGATGACTCTATGCTTGACTGCTGCCAGCCTTTGGAAAAGATCAAAGCTGAAGGCATCACGTTTGGGAAAGTCGCATGTCTGGCACATTGCAACGGGGCTAAAGTGAAAGCTTTTCGGACTAGTGAAAGCACCATTGATGACTTCCGCAAGTGTGTAATATCATGCACTTCTTCAGAGGATTGTCATGTGATCACATCGTACAACAGAGCAGTTTTTAAGCAGGTCTTGTGAGCTTATCCATTTTGCAATCTTATCATTAGctattcttcttttatttatgttcCTTATTCTTGGTGTAGTTTTACAAAAATTCTTGCATCCATGAATTTGATATATGCCACTGGAATCATTGTTATGTCAGCTCAAAGAGCCTTATACCTGAACTAGTAGGTTTGATGCAATGGGGTAAACCATGTCCTGATCtatattttgtatgttttttttattgctatATGCTGTCCCCTTTTAGCTAATTGGCAAGACTGATAATTTGCTTGCGAGAAGCGAGTTAGTAAAAACTAGACAAACAATGGTAATTTTTAGCTTTGTTGCCTGTACCCTTTTTACCTGTTGAAGTCTTGTCAGTTCGTGggatcaaataatttttaaaaagaaaaggatgaaaGTGTTAAAATGCACCGAATGGGGCTACTCTGAATGGTTAGGGCCGCCTACTTAGTATCAAGTTTTTCTGTACGCCATTTGGTGATAATATTCTGGTTCAAGAAAGGagtgtttataatttttttttgttttgaaataaaacatttcttaTCCTTGTTCTACACTTGCTTATTAGAAACTGAGAGAGGATCGAAATTCATTTCACTGTCTGGGTACAGACTGGAACTGGTCACTTTTCACCTATTGGGGGATATCATGCTGGAAGAGATATGGTTCTCATTTTGGATGTTGCTCGATTTAAATATCCTCCTCATTGGGTCCCTCTCACGCTTCTTTGGGAGGCAATGGATACTATTGACAAGGCAACAGGACATCGAAGGGGGTAAGCTCTCCTATTTTGAACCTCCTTATCAAATTGTAAGATTGCAAGAGTTAGTAATCAATATAAGCTGTTTATAGTTTGTGTTTCTTCAAACAAAATGGTAGTAGTATTTCTTCTCAGTTTCTTTAACATTCAGtatgtttctttctttgtatCTCAACAACTTATAACTTtcatatacttataaaaaaaaaaaaaaaaacttgtatctTTCATATATGaagcttatatataatttttttttcttttttttgctgAATATTATAAACTTCGGTGCGAATgcgtgcatttttttatttaaaagagaGTTATTGGTGAAATTCACTTTCTATACTTACATTCAATGGCTTTTAATGCGATTTTTGCTCGGCAATTTCTAGTAATTAGCTAATTTAGCTTTCATGCAGGAGGAAAGAATGTACATAGCAAACAAAGTTCTATATCTTCTTTTGGCCTGTGCATATGGATAAGTAGCCACATAT harbors:
- the LOC121250649 gene encoding glutathione gamma-glutamylcysteinyltransferase 1-like isoform X3; amino-acid sequence: MAMAGLYRRVLPSPPAIDFASHEGKKLFIEAIQSGTMEGFYRLISFFQTQSEPAYCGLASLSMVLNALAIDPGRKWKGPWRWFDESMLDCCEPLEKVKATGISFGKLVCLAHCAGAKVEAFRTNQSTLEDFRKHVMRCSVSDNCHVISSYDRLALKQTGSGHFSPIGGYHVGRDMALVLDVARFKYPPHWVPLSLLWEAMGYVDKSTGQQRGFMLISRPHREPGLLYTLSCKNESWVGIAKYLMDDVPLLIKSADVKDIEKVLSLIVTSLPSNFGEFIKWIAEVRRREDGDQSLSPEEKARATVKEEVLKQVQETGLFKHVSAFLSSANSCCRTLPLLSHQDNFPDIAASVCCQGAEILAGISGASGEYCCRETCINCLKANGDNLVTLVSGTVVNGKSEHGVDVLFPSSQMKPSCSCSASSNYIGIHPASNDVLTALLLALPPETWSGIKNENILLEISSLVLTENLPTLLQEEVLHLRRQLYLLKRCQENKVDVDLGAPLS
- the LOC121250649 gene encoding glutathione gamma-glutamylcysteinyltransferase 1-like isoform X1 — translated: MVENDEPSKRSMENGFYKRGLPSPPAIDFLSSQGKKLFIEAIQSGTMEGFYRLISFFQTQSEPAYCGLASLSMVLNALAIDPGRKWKGPWRWFDESMLDCCEPLEKVKATGISFGKLVCLAHCAGAKVEAFRTNQSTLEDFRKHVMRCSVSDNCHVISSYDRLALKQTGSGHFSPIGGYHVGRDMALVLDVARFKYPPHWVPLSLLWEAMGYVDKSTGQQRGFMLISRPHREPGLLYTLSCKNESWVGIAKYLMDDVPLLIKSADVKDIEKVLSLIVTSLPSNFGEFIKWIAEVRRREDGDQSLSPEEKARATVKEEVLKQVQETGLFKHVSAFLSSANSCCRTLPLLSHQDNFPDIAASVCCQGAEILAGISGASGEYCCRETCINCLKANGDNLVTLVSGTVVNGKSEHGVDVLFPSSQMKPSCSCSASSNYIGIHPASNDVLTALLLALPPETWSGIKNENILLEISSLVLTENLPTLLQEEVLHLRRQLYLLKRCQENKVDVDLGAPLS
- the LOC121250649 gene encoding glutathione gamma-glutamylcysteinyltransferase 1-like isoform X2, translating into MGFTNVVFLRLLPLIFFLLKKLFIEAIQSGTMEGFYRLISFFQTQSEPAYCGLASLSMVLNALAIDPGRKWKGPWRWFDESMLDCCEPLEKVKATGISFGKLVCLAHCAGAKVEAFRTNQSTLEDFRKHVMRCSVSDNCHVISSYDRLALKQTGSGHFSPIGGYHVGRDMALVLDVARFKYPPHWVPLSLLWEAMGYVDKSTGQQRGFMLISRPHREPGLLYTLSCKNESWVGIAKYLMDDVPLLIKSADVKDIEKVLSLIVTSLPSNFGEFIKWIAEVRRREDGDQSLSPEEKARATVKEEVLKQVQETGLFKHVSAFLSSANSCCRTLPLLSHQDNFPDIAASVCCQGAEILAGISGASGEYCCRETCINCLKANGDNLVTLVSGTVVNGKSEHGVDVLFPSSQMKPSCSCSASSNYIGIHPASNDVLTALLLALPPETWSGIKNENILLEISSLVLTENLPTLLQEEVLHLRRQLYLLKRCQENKVDVDLGAPLS